One window of the Emcibacter sp. genome contains the following:
- the infA gene encoding translation initiation factor IF-1, translating into MAKEDLLEMNGTVVELLPNAMFRVKLENDHEILAHTAGKMRKNRIRVLAGDQVTVEMTPYDLSKGRITYRFK; encoded by the coding sequence ATGGCTAAAGAAGACCTTCTTGAGATGAACGGAACCGTGGTGGAACTTCTGCCCAATGCCATGTTCCGTGTCAAACTGGAGAATGACCACGAAATCCTCGCTCATACGGCAGGTAAAATGCGCAAAAACCGCATCCGCGTTCTGGCCGGTGACCAGGTCACCGTGGAAATGACTCCCTATGATCTGAGCAAAGGCCGGATCACCTATCGCTTTAAATAA
- a CDS encoding arsenate reductase ArsC: MTEFKRPPLPDKPVHLPADEIQSVLFMCNFNAVRSPMAEVLTRHYCGHRMFVDSVGIRPDSDTVNPFAASVMEEIGLDISDHVPKGLDQLEDSSFDLIISLSPEAHHKALDWTRTMACDVEYWPTLDPTLAGGSRDLILEGYRKVREMLKERILERFDVMQSPGL; the protein is encoded by the coding sequence ATGACGGAATTTAAACGTCCCCCTCTTCCGGACAAGCCGGTACACCTGCCTGCCGACGAGATTCAAAGTGTCCTGTTCATGTGCAACTTCAATGCTGTACGCTCCCCGATGGCAGAGGTTCTGACCCGCCATTACTGCGGCCACCGGATGTTTGTGGACAGTGTCGGCATTCGCCCTGACTCCGATACGGTCAATCCCTTTGCCGCCAGTGTGATGGAGGAAATCGGACTTGATATTTCGGATCATGTGCCCAAGGGGCTGGACCAGCTTGAGGACTCATCCTTCGACCTGATCATCAGCCTCAGTCCCGAGGCCCACCACAAGGCGCTGGACTGGACCCGAACCATGGCCTGTGACGTGGAATACTGGCCGACCCTTGACCCGACTCTGGCCGGCGGCAGCCGCGACCTGATTCTTGAGGGATACCGCAAAGTTCGGGAAATGCTCAAGGAGCGGATACTTGAGCGTTTTGACGTCATGCAATCCCCCGGACTTTAG
- a CDS encoding UPF0262 family protein → MMTAETSKQRICHIELDESSIIRRNADIEHERRVAIFDLLEDNLFFPLAELENGYEGPFRLLLRMEDNRLVFDISTENRDPLTNIVLPLTPFRRIIKEYFLICDSYYTAIKSASPRQIEAIDMGRRGLHNQGSELLMERLAEKVELDMDTARRLFTLICVLQIR, encoded by the coding sequence ATGATGACCGCCGAGACATCAAAACAGCGCATTTGCCATATTGAGCTGGATGAATCGAGCATTATCCGCCGTAACGCCGATATCGAGCATGAGCGGCGGGTCGCCATCTTTGACCTTCTGGAAGATAATCTGTTCTTTCCCCTGGCCGAACTGGAAAACGGTTACGAGGGTCCGTTCCGGCTTCTCCTGCGCATGGAAGACAATCGTCTGGTTTTCGATATCAGCACGGAAAACAGGGATCCCCTGACCAATATCGTTCTGCCGCTGACCCCCTTCCGGCGTATCATCAAGGAATATTTCCTGATCTGCGACAGCTATTACACGGCCATCAAAAGTGCCAGTCCCCGGCAAATCGAGGCCATCGACATGGGCCGGCGCGGATTGCATAACCAGGGGTCCGAACTTCTGATGGAACGGCTTGCGGAAAAGGTGGAACTGGACATGGATACAGCCCGCCGCCTGTTTACGCTGATCTGCGTCCTGCAGATAAGGTAA
- the hisD gene encoding histidinol dehydrogenase → MVSKLDNRKPGFEEDFIALLNSKRESDQDVSDAVKAILDDVRKRGDAAVIDYTSRFDRLELTPETMRVSAEEIAAARAQVSDDVMTALQEAAARIEVFHKRHLPEDDSFTDEAGVTVGARWSAVDAAGIYVPGGKAVYPSSVLMNAIPAKAAGVDRIVMVVPAPDGFLNPLVLVAAELAGVTEIYRIGGAQAVGALAYGTETISPVDVITGPGNAYVAAAKREVFGTVGIDMIAGPSEILVVADGKNDPRWIAMDLLSQAEHDEVAQSILITDDEVFAKMVADAVEDHLATLPRATIARTSWDDHGAIIVVGDLSEAAPLVNRLAPEHLELAVDNARELARDMKHAGSIFLGRYTPEAIGDYVAGPNHVLPTARNARFTSGLSALNFMKRNTLIECSQESLARIGPAAVILANEEGLQAHGQSISIRLDKSD, encoded by the coding sequence ATGGTAAGTAAGCTGGACAATCGCAAACCGGGCTTTGAGGAGGACTTCATTGCCCTGCTCAACAGCAAAAGAGAATCCGATCAGGATGTCTCTGACGCGGTAAAAGCGATCCTTGACGATGTGCGCAAACGCGGCGATGCCGCCGTCATCGATTATACGTCCCGGTTTGACCGGCTCGAGCTTACCCCCGAAACCATGCGGGTCAGCGCCGAAGAAATCGCGGCGGCCCGGGCACAGGTCAGCGATGACGTCATGACCGCCCTGCAGGAAGCCGCAGCACGGATCGAGGTCTTTCACAAACGGCACCTGCCCGAGGATGACAGTTTTACCGACGAGGCGGGGGTCACTGTCGGCGCCCGCTGGAGTGCGGTCGATGCCGCCGGTATTTATGTCCCCGGCGGCAAGGCGGTTTATCCGTCCTCCGTGCTGATGAACGCCATTCCGGCCAAGGCCGCGGGCGTGGACCGCATCGTCATGGTGGTCCCGGCCCCGGACGGCTTCCTTAATCCACTTGTGCTGGTGGCGGCAGAGCTTGCCGGTGTCACCGAGATCTACAGGATCGGCGGCGCCCAGGCCGTCGGCGCCCTCGCGTATGGCACCGAAACAATATCACCGGTGGATGTTATTACCGGCCCAGGCAACGCCTATGTGGCGGCGGCCAAACGGGAAGTCTTCGGCACTGTCGGCATCGACATGATTGCCGGACCGTCCGAAATCCTGGTGGTAGCCGACGGTAAAAACGATCCCCGCTGGATCGCCATGGATCTGCTCAGCCAGGCGGAACATGACGAGGTGGCGCAGAGCATCCTGATCACCGATGACGAGGTTTTCGCAAAGATGGTCGCTGATGCGGTCGAGGATCACCTTGCCACCCTGCCCCGGGCCACCATCGCCCGCACCAGCTGGGATGATCACGGCGCCATCATCGTGGTCGGCGATCTTTCCGAGGCCGCCCCGCTGGTCAACCGGCTGGCCCCTGAGCACCTGGAGCTTGCCGTGGACAATGCGCGGGAACTTGCCCGGGACATGAAACATGCCGGATCAATCTTCCTCGGTCGTTATACGCCGGAAGCCATAGGCGACTATGTGGCCGGACCGAACCATGTTTTGCCGACCGCCCGCAACGCCCGCTTCACCTCGGGCCTGAGCGCCCTTAACTTCATGAAAAGAAATACTCTGATAGAATGCAGTCAGGAAAGTCTGGCCCGGATCGGTCCTGCCGCTGTGATCCTCGCCAATGAAGAGGGTTTGCAGGCGCATGGACAATCCATTTCAATCCGGCTGGACAAAAGCGATTGA
- the hisG gene encoding ATP phosphoribosyltransferase — MLSKPDNTPEQMIMALPKGRILEEVMPIIRGAGIIPEADFDNPKSRKLAFETNHPHLKIIRVRSFDVATFVAFGAAQMGVAGNDVLMEFDYPEIYAPLDLNIGHCRLSVAELADLSKHDDPSRWSHIRVATKYPNLTRKHFAGRGVQAECIKLNGAMELAPSLGLCRRIVDLVSTGSTLKANGLVEIEKIVDITSRFIVNRTAFKTRNEEISEILTSIGEALNGK, encoded by the coding sequence ATGTTGTCAAAGCCAGACAATACACCGGAACAGATGATTATGGCCCTGCCAAAAGGCCGTATCCTCGAAGAAGTCATGCCCATCATCCGTGGTGCCGGCATTATCCCCGAAGCGGATTTCGACAACCCGAAGTCCCGCAAGCTGGCGTTCGAGACCAATCATCCCCATCTCAAAATCATTCGGGTCAGAAGCTTTGATGTGGCCACCTTCGTTGCCTTCGGCGCCGCCCAGATGGGTGTTGCCGGCAATGACGTACTGATGGAATTCGACTACCCGGAGATTTACGCACCGCTGGACCTGAATATCGGCCATTGCCGCCTGTCGGTCGCAGAGCTTGCCGATCTCAGCAAGCATGACGATCCCAGCCGCTGGAGCCATATCCGGGTAGCGACAAAATACCCCAACCTGACCCGCAAGCATTTTGCCGGACGCGGGGTACAGGCGGAATGTATCAAGCTGAACGGCGCCATGGAACTGGCCCCGAGCCTCGGCCTGTGCCGCCGGATCGTGGATCTGGTCAGCACCGGTTCGACACTCAAGGCCAATGGCCTGGTGGAAATCGAGAAGATTGTCGACATCACCAGCCGCTTCATCGTCAATCGCACGGCGTTCAAGACCCGGAACGAGGAAATCAGCGAGATCCTGACCAGTATAGGCGAGGCCCTCAATGGTAAGTAA
- a CDS encoding DUF2948 family protein, whose protein sequence is MFNPLRLKAEDEEDLLVMAAYLQDAVTVMEDITYLPAERRFVLMLNRYTWEQTCSETGKPLDVESNACCRIRTGLHFNDVLKVSRQNFPVTLKSHVLELLTVEARQAENGNWLIDLIFAGDEVVRLETEIINAQMQDIGHPWPAKCHPKHKILESLRD, encoded by the coding sequence ATGTTTAATCCATTGAGACTCAAGGCGGAAGACGAGGAAGATCTGCTTGTTATGGCGGCCTATCTGCAGGACGCGGTAACCGTCATGGAGGATATCACCTATCTTCCCGCCGAGCGCCGCTTTGTGCTGATGCTCAATCGCTATACCTGGGAACAGACCTGCAGCGAGACCGGCAAACCGCTGGACGTGGAAAGCAACGCCTGCTGTCGGATACGGACCGGACTGCATTTCAACGACGTGCTCAAAGTCAGCCGCCAGAATTTCCCCGTTACCCTGAAATCCCACGTGCTTGAGCTTCTCACCGTTGAAGCCAGACAGGCAGAGAACGGCAACTGGCTCATCGACCTGATTTTCGCCGGTGATGAAGTCGTTCGGCTGGAGACGGAAATCATTAATGCCCAGATGCAGGACATCGGCCACCCCTGGCCGGCAAAATGCCATCCGAAACACAAGATTCTGGAATCTCTCCGGGACTGA
- the murA gene encoding UDP-N-acetylglucosamine 1-carboxyvinyltransferase gives MDRLVITGGERLEGQLPISGAKNAALPLMCAGLLTKDNLVLSNLPQLADIRTLSDLLKGHGASLTVEHDGGPLGGGQSLSLSTPDITSTVAPYDIVRKMRASILVLGPLLAREGEATVSLPGGCAIGNRPIDLHLKGFQEMGAEIELKEGYVRAHAPGGRLKGGTVHFPLVSVGATENILMAATLAEGTTVIENAAREPEISDLAHCLNGMGARITGIGTETLTVEGVSSLHGAEHSVMPDRIEAGSYAVAAAITNGRIELLGEKLKPVLTGSYDVLKDAGLGFEETDRGLMCWLKSDRIRGINVVTQPYPGFPTDMQAQVMALMTLCDGASVITETIFENRFMHVPELARMGADITVHGNTATVRGVRKLLGAPVMATDLRASMSLVLAGLAAEGDTFVNRIYHLDRGYEGLVEKLTGCGAKIIREKADAV, from the coding sequence ATGGACCGACTGGTCATTACCGGCGGTGAACGCCTTGAAGGACAGCTGCCCATCAGCGGGGCCAAGAATGCGGCCCTGCCGCTCATGTGTGCCGGACTTCTGACAAAAGATAACCTTGTTCTTTCCAACCTGCCGCAACTGGCCGATATCCGAACCCTGTCCGATCTGCTGAAGGGGCACGGCGCCAGCCTGACGGTTGAGCATGACGGCGGCCCCCTGGGCGGCGGCCAGAGCCTGTCCCTTTCCACCCCGGACATCACCAGCACCGTCGCGCCCTATGACATTGTGCGCAAGATGCGGGCCAGCATCCTGGTGCTCGGGCCCCTGCTGGCGCGTGAAGGCGAGGCCACCGTGTCGCTGCCCGGCGGCTGCGCCATCGGCAACCGGCCCATCGACCTGCACCTCAAGGGATTTCAGGAAATGGGCGCGGAGATCGAGCTTAAGGAAGGGTACGTGCGGGCCCATGCGCCCGGCGGCCGGCTAAAGGGCGGCACCGTTCATTTCCCCCTGGTGTCGGTCGGCGCCACCGAAAATATCCTGATGGCCGCGACCCTGGCTGAAGGCACAACCGTGATTGAGAATGCGGCCCGGGAACCGGAAATTTCCGACCTCGCTCATTGCCTGAACGGCATGGGTGCCAGGATCACCGGCATCGGCACGGAGACCCTGACCGTTGAAGGAGTATCCAGCCTGCACGGCGCGGAACACAGCGTCATGCCGGACCGGATCGAAGCCGGAAGCTATGCCGTCGCCGCCGCCATCACCAATGGCCGTATTGAACTGCTCGGGGAAAAACTCAAACCGGTTCTGACCGGCAGCTATGATGTGCTGAAGGATGCCGGCCTCGGCTTTGAAGAAACCGACAGAGGCCTGATGTGCTGGCTGAAAAGCGACCGCATTCGCGGCATCAATGTGGTGACCCAGCCCTATCCCGGCTTCCCCACCGACATGCAGGCCCAGGTCATGGCCCTGATGACCCTGTGCGACGGGGCCTCGGTTATTACCGAAACCATCTTTGAAAACCGTTTCATGCATGTGCCGGAACTTGCCCGCATGGGCGCCGACATTACCGTACACGGCAATACCGCCACGGTGCGCGGGGTCAGGAAGCTGCTGGGCGCACCGGTCATGGCCACCGACCTTCGCGCCTCCATGTCGCTGGTGCTGGCCGGACTGGCCGCCGAGGGCGATACCTTTGTCAATCGTATCTACCACCTGGACCGCGGTTATGAAGGACTTGTCGAGAAACTGACCGGGTGCGGTGCAAAAATTATCCGGGAAAAGGCTGACGCCGTCTGA
- the dcd gene encoding dCTP deaminase: MAIMSDKWIREKAQNEGMIEPFVDRQNREGVISYGLSSYGYDARVSEEFKIFTNVDSAVVDPKDFSQKSFVDRPNDVCIIPPNSFALARTVEYFRIPEDVLVICLGKSTYARCGIIVNVTPLEPGWEGHVTLEFSNTTPLPAKIYANEGACQFLFLQGNEPCEVSYKMRSGKYMGQTGVTLPKL; the protein is encoded by the coding sequence ATGGCCATTATGTCCGATAAATGGATCAGGGAAAAAGCCCAAAACGAAGGCATGATTGAACCCTTTGTCGACCGGCAGAACCGGGAAGGCGTGATTTCCTATGGCCTGTCCTCTTACGGTTATGACGCCCGGGTGTCCGAGGAATTCAAGATCTTCACCAATGTGGACAGCGCCGTCGTCGATCCCAAGGATTTTTCCCAGAAAAGCTTTGTCGACCGGCCGAACGACGTCTGTATCATTCCGCCGAACAGTTTCGCCCTCGCCCGGACCGTGGAATATTTCCGCATCCCCGAGGATGTGCTGGTGATCTGCCTCGGCAAATCCACCTATGCCCGCTGCGGCATCATCGTCAATGTGACCCCGCTGGAGCCCGGCTGGGAAGGCCATGTGACGCTGGAATTTTCCAACACCACGCCACTGCCGGCTAAAATCTATGCCAACGAGGGCGCCTGCCAGTTCCTGTTCCTGCAGGGCAATGAACCCTGCGAGGTCTCCTATAAAATGCGCTCCGGCAAATATATGGGCCAGACCGGCGTTACTCTTCCCAAATTGTAA
- a CDS encoding FAD-dependent oxidoreductase, whose product MSVAKHHAILFEPVAIGPVTAPNRFYQVPQCNGMGHRYPESMAAMREMKAEGGWGTVCTEECEIHPGSDLSPGALMRLWDDSDLPTHINMVDKVHVHGSLAGIELVHNGSHASNDFSRIVPVAPTHIPCDNDPYQAREMSKADIKSFRQWHRDAALRARQAGYDIIYTYAGHNYTLLMKFLSARYNQRSDEYGGCLENRVRLLKEVLMDTRDAVGDKCAVALRLAVDELMGSEGLRCEEEGREIVSLLADIPDLWDVNLSGWENDTQGSRWAKEGYQEDFVRFVKQTTSKPVVGVGRFTSPDTMVSMIRRGVIDLIGAARPSIADPFLPQKIKQGRTDEIRECIGCNMCTVGDFKGVPIRCTQNPTMGEEFRKGWHPEKIDPARSEDKVLVVGAGPAGLECALALANRGYEVVLAEKSKILGGHLHHVATGLPGLQEWIRVVDYRSLLLSRHPRVNIYRDSPLTSEDILAFGFERVVISTGARWRTDGLGRSHYMPIPVDGSCQVLSVDDILKGRVPDAGRTVVVYDDDHYFMANCIAEKLHDQGCRVIYVTTEDRVAGWTEQTLEQRRIQARLLNLGVEIICSRNIVEIRQGKFHLSCTYTDRPSELQADCFIPVTSRAPQDALYQDYLSQPQVYRATGIKEVVAIGDCFAPGTIAQAVYSGHQYARQLDNPVDISLHFKRENNLVFSG is encoded by the coding sequence ATGTCAGTCGCCAAACATCACGCCATTTTATTCGAGCCCGTTGCCATTGGGCCGGTGACGGCGCCGAACCGGTTCTACCAGGTGCCGCAGTGCAACGGCATGGGGCACAGATATCCGGAATCCATGGCGGCCATGCGTGAAATGAAAGCAGAAGGCGGCTGGGGCACGGTCTGCACCGAAGAATGTGAAATACATCCCGGCAGTGATTTGTCGCCCGGCGCCCTGATGCGTCTGTGGGATGACAGCGACCTGCCGACACATATCAACATGGTGGACAAGGTGCATGTACACGGGTCACTGGCCGGAATCGAACTTGTGCACAACGGATCCCATGCGAGTAATGATTTCTCCCGCATAGTGCCTGTCGCACCGACCCATATTCCCTGTGACAATGACCCGTATCAGGCGAGGGAGATGAGCAAGGCTGACATCAAATCTTTCCGCCAATGGCATCGGGATGCCGCCCTGCGCGCCAGGCAGGCGGGATATGACATCATCTATACCTATGCCGGTCACAACTATACCCTGCTGATGAAGTTCCTGTCTGCCCGCTATAATCAGCGCAGTGACGAATATGGCGGATGTCTGGAAAACCGCGTGCGCCTGCTGAAGGAGGTTCTGATGGATACCAGGGACGCCGTCGGAGACAAATGTGCTGTCGCGCTGCGGCTTGCCGTGGATGAGTTGATGGGATCCGAGGGATTGCGCTGCGAGGAGGAGGGACGCGAGATTGTTTCCCTGCTGGCCGATATTCCCGACCTGTGGGACGTGAATTTGTCCGGATGGGAAAATGATACCCAGGGGTCACGCTGGGCAAAGGAAGGTTATCAGGAAGATTTCGTCCGGTTCGTCAAGCAAACCACTAGTAAACCCGTGGTTGGCGTGGGCCGGTTTACATCCCCGGATACAATGGTTTCAATGATCAGACGGGGCGTGATCGACCTCATTGGCGCGGCCAGGCCGTCGATTGCCGATCCGTTTCTGCCGCAGAAGATCAAACAGGGCCGAACCGATGAAATTCGGGAATGTATCGGATGCAATATGTGTACGGTCGGCGACTTCAAGGGAGTGCCCATCCGGTGCACCCAGAATCCCACCATGGGCGAGGAATTCAGAAAAGGCTGGCATCCGGAAAAAATAGACCCCGCCCGCTCGGAAGATAAAGTCCTGGTGGTTGGTGCCGGACCGGCCGGACTTGAATGCGCCCTTGCGCTCGCGAACCGTGGATATGAGGTGGTGCTGGCTGAGAAAAGCAAGATCCTCGGCGGTCACCTGCATCATGTCGCCACCGGCCTGCCGGGGCTGCAGGAATGGATCAGGGTGGTTGACTACCGCAGCCTGCTGCTTTCCCGCCATCCCCGGGTGAATATTTACCGCGACAGTCCGCTGACGTCTGAAGATATACTCGCTTTTGGTTTCGAAAGGGTAGTGATTTCCACAGGCGCCCGCTGGCGCACTGATGGTCTGGGACGCAGTCATTATATGCCAATTCCGGTTGACGGGTCGTGCCAGGTGCTGTCTGTTGATGACATCCTCAAAGGTCGGGTGCCGGACGCAGGGCGGACTGTTGTCGTGTATGATGACGACCATTATTTCATGGCAAACTGTATCGCCGAGAAACTGCATGATCAGGGATGCAGGGTTATCTATGTGACGACAGAGGATCGTGTGGCCGGGTGGACCGAACAAACCCTGGAACAAAGGCGTATTCAGGCGAGGTTACTGAACCTGGGTGTCGAAATTATCTGCAGCCGCAATATTGTGGAAATCCGGCAGGGTAAATTTCATCTAAGCTGTACCTATACTGACCGGCCGTCAGAACTGCAGGCGGACTGTTTTATACCGGTCACGTCCCGGGCACCGCAGGATGCTCTCTATCAGGATTATCTGAGTCAACCGCAGGTATACAGGGCGACCGGTATTAAAGAGGTTGTGGCAATCGGAGATTGTTTTGCGCCGGGCACCATCGCCCAGGCGGTCTACTCCGGCCATCAGTATGCGCGACAGCTGGATAATCCCGTCGATATCAGCCTTCACTTCAAACGGGAAAATAATCTGGTGTTCTCTGGATAA